A section of the Rhizobium sp. Pop5 genome encodes:
- a CDS encoding ActS/PrrB/RegB family redox-sensitive histidine kinase, which yields MIDKTESHTLEDRHNSRRLRLQTLVRLRWLAVGGQAVTVFIVAFWLKFPLPLIASSSLIAALAWVNFYLTIRYPPTHRLEPPAAFALLGFDLLQLCALLFITGGLANPFAALVCVPVIISFASQPIRYSTALIAFAMVCITVLAFSPFPLPWFDGVEINVHNVMQFGVWCSIASTMAFAAFYAYRVSMEASQLADALAATELVLQREKHLSQLDGLAAAAAHELGTPLATISVVAKEMERELKDDDRFREDVMLLRSQSERCRDILRRLTTLSSEGEAHMRRLPLSSMIEEIVAPHREFGITLELIENSPRKSEPVTDRNAGIMYGLGNLIENAVDYAREKVTITVEHDHDKVRIIIEDDGNGYAPDILTRIGEPYVTRRQKEDTAGGLGLGLFIAKTLLERSGASLVFENRDPENAGARIRIEWPRMLIDVNSTK from the coding sequence ATGATCGACAAGACGGAAAGCCACACGCTGGAAGACCGGCATAACAGCCGAAGACTGCGCCTGCAGACGCTGGTGCGATTGCGATGGCTTGCCGTCGGCGGACAGGCGGTGACGGTGTTCATCGTTGCTTTCTGGCTGAAATTTCCCTTGCCGCTGATTGCGAGCTCCTCGCTGATCGCCGCCCTTGCCTGGGTAAACTTCTACCTGACGATCCGTTACCCGCCGACGCACCGGCTGGAGCCGCCGGCCGCCTTTGCGCTGCTCGGCTTCGATCTCCTGCAGCTCTGCGCGCTGCTCTTCATCACCGGCGGTCTTGCCAATCCCTTCGCAGCCCTCGTCTGCGTGCCCGTCATCATCTCATTCGCCTCGCAGCCCATCCGCTACAGCACAGCCCTGATCGCCTTTGCTATGGTCTGCATCACGGTGCTTGCCTTTTCTCCCTTCCCGCTGCCCTGGTTCGACGGGGTCGAGATCAACGTGCACAACGTCATGCAATTCGGCGTCTGGTGCTCGATCGCCTCGACGATGGCATTTGCCGCCTTCTATGCCTACCGCGTCTCGATGGAGGCGAGCCAGCTTGCCGATGCGCTGGCGGCGACCGAATTGGTTCTGCAGCGGGAAAAGCACCTTTCGCAGCTCGACGGGCTTGCCGCCGCAGCCGCGCACGAACTCGGCACCCCGCTTGCGACGATCAGCGTCGTTGCCAAGGAAATGGAGCGCGAACTCAAGGACGACGACCGTTTCCGCGAGGACGTCATGCTGCTGCGCAGCCAGAGCGAACGTTGCCGTGACATCCTGCGGCGGTTGACGACGCTTTCTTCCGAAGGCGAAGCGCATATGCGCCGGCTGCCGCTATCCTCGATGATCGAGGAGATCGTCGCGCCGCACCGGGAATTCGGCATTACGCTGGAACTCATCGAAAACAGTCCGCGCAAGAGCGAGCCGGTGACCGACCGCAATGCCGGCATTATGTACGGGCTCGGAAACCTCATCGAAAATGCCGTCGATTATGCCAGGGAGAAGGTGACCATCACCGTCGAGCACGATCACGATAAAGTGCGGATCATCATCGAGGACGACGGCAACGGTTATGCGCCGGACATTCTGACGCGAATCGGCGAACCCTATGTGACCCGGCGGCAGAAAGAAGATACGGCCGGCGGGCTCGGGCTCGGGCTTTTCATCGCCAAAACGCTGCTGGAACGCTCGGGCGCATCGCTTGTCTTCGAGAACCGCGACCCGGAAAATGCCGGCGCCCGCATCCGCATCGAATGGCCACGCATGCTGATCGACGTAAATTCGACAAAATGA
- a CDS encoding MmcB family DNA repair protein — translation MTILSVYNNNPLIDGRQSDRAMMVRRGTQILLHEMRHAVLPELPLASGRRADLITLSEKGEVWIIEIKTSVEDFRVDRKWPEYRLHCDRLFFATHEGVPLDIFPEECGLFLSDGYGAHMIREAPEHRMAPATRKSVTLNFSRAAAQRLMMAEWANGKPYNVDDV, via the coding sequence ATGACGATTTTGAGTGTTTACAATAACAATCCGTTAATCGATGGCCGGCAATCGGACAGGGCCATGATGGTGCGGCGGGGAACGCAGATATTACTGCATGAAATGCGCCACGCCGTGCTGCCCGAACTGCCGCTGGCAAGCGGCCGCCGCGCCGATCTGATCACGCTTTCGGAAAAGGGCGAGGTCTGGATTATCGAAATCAAGACGTCGGTCGAGGATTTCAGGGTGGATCGTAAATGGCCGGAATACAGGCTGCATTGCGACCGCCTGTTCTTTGCGACTCACGAGGGTGTGCCGCTCGATATCTTTCCCGAGGAATGCGGGCTTTTTCTCTCGGACGGTTATGGCGCCCATATGATTCGCGAGGCGCCGGAACATCGCATGGCCCCCGCCACCCGCAAATCCGTCACGCTCAATTTCTCGCGGGCCGCCGCCCAAAGACTGATGATGGCCGAATGGGCGAACGGAAAACCGTATAATGTGGATGATGTGTGA
- a CDS encoding ActR/PrrA/RegA family redox response regulator transcription factor: MTEQNHEDFAISDEDHIGPDASLLIVDDDGPFLRRLARAMETRGFQVETAESVAEGVAKSKGRPPKYAVVDLRLGDGNGLDVIEAIRQRRDDTRIIVLTGYGNIATAVTAVKLGAVDYLAKPADADDVFSALTQRPGEKAELPENPMSADRVRWEHIQRVYEMCERNVSETARRLNMHRRTLQRILAKRAPK; this comes from the coding sequence ATGACAGAACAGAACCATGAAGATTTCGCCATATCGGATGAAGACCATATCGGTCCCGACGCCAGCCTGCTGATCGTCGACGACGACGGACCGTTCCTGCGCCGGCTGGCGCGGGCGATGGAAACACGGGGCTTCCAGGTGGAGACGGCCGAATCAGTGGCGGAAGGCGTGGCGAAATCGAAAGGCCGGCCGCCGAAGTATGCGGTGGTCGATCTTCGGCTCGGCGACGGCAACGGGCTCGACGTCATCGAAGCGATCCGCCAGCGGCGCGACGACACCAGGATCATCGTGCTGACGGGCTACGGCAATATCGCAACGGCGGTCACTGCCGTGAAGCTCGGGGCCGTAGACTATCTTGCCAAGCCGGCGGATGCCGACGACGTCTTTTCGGCGCTGACGCAGCGCCCGGGTGAAAAGGCAGAGCTTCCGGAAAATCCGATGTCGGCCGACCGGGTGCGCTGGGAACATATCCAGCGGGTCTATGAAATGTGCGAGCGCAATGTTTCCGAGACGGCGCGCCGGCTCAACATGCATCGGCGCACGCTTCAGCGCATCCTTGCCAAACGCGCGCCGAAATAG